A single region of the Nicotiana sylvestris chromosome 6, ASM39365v2, whole genome shotgun sequence genome encodes:
- the LOC138872003 gene encoding uncharacterized protein has translation MLNTLNLRLLQFLMGLNESYAQSNNQIMMMSPTPNINKVYTMIISEESRRSLTISSHTVDNQENTTLFSSGNNGAYNPKNIALFTSKGGPNSMNKFRTRKKTSYCNYCNYKGHTRETCYKLNGYPSDFKSKKKYNLAGNFAKDSQGMHTWSTVKASNLGSTGGNFWGTITNFAGSTSANGATSHSQNQSSSVGVPHFTPELYSQILQLLGKGSENNEATMAAGMDNNVTDVTDEAVRFIKSIVDSGATNHMDLFSGKVKEIGKEDSRLYVLTSNSRLQAVDSSGKDTSTSLVVNTIKEKDVHGDVWGPYRVPTHDGKRFWEECVLIAVYLINMLPTSALKDKSKTLFKLLHGKPPSLDHLRVFGCLGYVTDLRKEDKFSPRAVPAIFLGYSITQKGYKIYTTYSRNFLVSRDVVFKEEVFPFQYLDTPVTSLFLVLDLSTLSSSNYRQDIPNPATSSAYPTITTNEETIIPSDIHVSSDRSS, from the exons ATGTTGAACACTTTGAATCTTAGACTTTTGCAGTTTCTTATGGGACTAAACGAGTCATATGCCCAATCCAATAATCAGATTATGATGATGTCTCCCACTCCTAACATAAACAAAGTCTATACTATGATTATCTCTGAGGAGAGTAGACGATCATTAACAATCTCTTCACATACTGTTGACAACCAAGAGAACACAACCTTGTTCAGTAGTGGCAACAATGGAGCTTACAATCCTAAAAACATAGCCTTGTTTACCAGTAAAGGAGGTCCTAATTCAATGAACAAATTTAGGACAAGAAAGAAAACTTCGTACTGTAACTATTGTAATTACAAAGGTCACACCAGAGAAACTTGCTACAAGCTAAATGGTTATCCATCAGACTTCAAGTCAAAGAAGAAGTACAATCTTGCAGGGAACTTTGCAAAAGACAGTCAAGGTATGCATACATGGAGCACGGTTAAAGCTTCAAACCTTGGGTCAACAGGAGGAAACTTTTGGGGTACCATAACTAATTTTGCAGGAAGTACTTCAGCTAATGGAGCGACATCTCATAGTCAGAATCAGAGTAGCTCAGTGGGAGTGCCTCACTTCACTCCAGAACTATACTCACAGATTCTGCAGCTTCTAGGAAAGGGAAGTGAAAACAATGAAGCAACTATGGCAGCAGGTATGGACAATAATGTTACTGATGTCACTGATGAGGCAGTTAGATTCATTAAATCGATAGTAGACTCAGGAGCCACTAATCATATG GATCTATTCAGTGGAAAGGTGAAGGAGATTGGTAAGGAAGATAGTAGACTATATGTTCTTACTTCTAACAGTAGATTGCAGGCTGTGGACAGTTCAGGAAAGGACACTTCAACATCACTTGTTGTAAATACAATAAAGGAGAAGGATG TTCATGGTGATGTTTGGGGGCCATATAGAGTGCCCACTCATGATGGAAAAAG ATTTTGGGAAGAGTGTGTGCTCATTGCAGTATATCTTATCAATATGTTGCCTACGTCAGCTCTCAAGGACAAATCTAAGACTCTTTTTAAACTGTTGCATGGTAAACCTCCCAGCTTAGATCATCTACGAGTGTTTGGATGCCTAGGCTATGTTACTGATCTGAGGAAGGAAGATAAATTCTCTCCTAGAGCAGTCCCTGCTATTTTCCTTGGCTACTCAATAACACAGAAGGGGTATAAGATATATACTACTTACTCTAGAAACTTCTTAGTCAGTAGAGATGTGGTATTTAAGGAAGAGGTTTTTCCTTTTCAATACCTAGATACTCCAGTTACATCCTTGTTTCTTGTACTAGATCTATCTACTCTTTCTAGTTCAAATTATAGGCAAGATATCCCTAATCCAGCTACATCTTCTGCATATCCTACCATAACAACTAATGAAGAGACCATAATACCCTCAGATATACATGTTTCTTCTGATAGAAGTTCATAA
- the LOC138872002 gene encoding uncharacterized mitochondrial protein AtMg00240-like, with amino-acid sequence MGLGGAKPAGASLETNVKLTSTEYESFVKNNEATEDKLLTDVGSYQRLIGRLLYLTMTRVDIAFVVQVLSQFMHKSKHSHMEAVIRVVRYIKVAHGLGLLMSAQGSNKLQAFCDSDWG; translated from the coding sequence ATGGGACTTGGAGGTGCTAAGCCTGCTGGTGCATCACTGGAAACTAATGTGAAGTTGACCTCTACTGAGTATGAATCATTTGTCAAAAATAATGAAGCTACTGAGGATAAGCTACTCACTGATGTAGGTTCATACCAAAGGCTTATTGGTAGATTGCTGTATTTGACAATGACTCGAGTTGATATTGCCTTTGTAGTGCAAGTGCTTAGTCAGTTTATGCACAAGTCCAAGCACTCACACATGGAAGCTGTTATAAGGGTAGTAAGGTATATTAAAGTTGCACATGGACTTGGCCTGCTAATGTCAGCTCAAGGATCAAATAAATTACAAGCTTTCTGTGACTCAGACTGGGGATAA